GCTGGAGCGTGTGCTGGAGGCCATCGCGGAGAAAGGCCTCGTTAAAAGGATGCAATCGAAGACCGTGCCGAAGAACACGGCGACCTCCAGCATAAAGCCCTGGATCAAGGTGAGGGTGAAGAGCAGCGAGGTGAGGAGACACGGCCAGTACTACGAGTTGGCCAGGGAGGGCGAGAAGCTCGCCAAGAGGGTTAGAGACCTGCTAAGGAGCATGGCAGGCGGCGAGGGTGTACAGCCCCACGTGCTACTATCACTGAGCCCACTCCACACGTACATCCTGCTACACCTTAGGATGACTTGCACCGACTACGCCAAGTCCATAGCGAGGACGGTGAAGATGCCGATTGAGGATGTCGTGCTGACGCTCGATAGGCTCGAGGAGCTGGGGCTCATAGAGAGGGTGCACGGCTCCGCCCTGAAACGCACCGAAGCCAAGCTCAAGCTAAGCCACGAGGTGAGGAAACACCACACGTACTACAAGCTCTCCAGGAGCGGAGAGATGCTCGTAAGAAGCGTGAAGAGACACGGCCTCATCGAGAAATGGCTAGCGCTCATAACCGGGCACAGCAAGGCACACCAGCTGCTACAGTTCCTAAGCGAAGCCGAACACGAGCACATAGTGGCGATAGCCCAGGCCCTCTCGCTACAACTCGAAGAGGCACAGAGGCTCATAGACAAGCTCATAGAGCTGGGACTAGTAGCCGAGACGAAACCAAAAGTGCTGAAGATGAAGCATAGGAGAGCCAAGCCCAAGAAGGAGACCAGATGCCTACACAGGTACTACAGGCTCACCCGGCTAGCAGAGCTCCTCATAAGATACTCGACACGAGCAAGAGAAGACTAGCAACCCCCGCTGTACTACGCAGCGCCACAGCCCATGCTAGCACTCAGAGCATGCTACGATAGAGGTGGGCGAGGCTGGTGTTCTGTCCAGTCAAGGCTATTGTTGGTGATATGGGGTTAGGCTGGGGTGTAGCTTGGGGAGGAGCCCGCTTGTCTCTACAGTTGCGATATAGTCTATGCCGTAGGTCTTCGCTACCACTATGCTCGTGGAGTCTGTGAAGCTGAGGCCGGGGTAGTGGCTCTTGTAGACGCGCCACGCCTCGAGCACGATGTCGAGCGTTACGGGGATTATATGGAGGATTCTCTTCTCGAGGAGCAGCTCTCCTAGCTTCAGCCCCGCGTCGCCCGGTAGGCGTGCAGCCGCGTAGGATAGCACCTCATCGATTATGTAGTCGGTCGTGTAGGGCGGCCCCCACCTGCCCTCCAACACCTCCCGCATGAGCCTCGACGCCCACCGGTGGTGCCTATCCCTCTTGTTGAACGAGGCTATGATGAAACCCGTGTCTAGGAGGATGCTCAAGAGTATAGCACCCGGTCTACCTCCTCGGAGGCGTCCTCCGGGCCCTCGAAGCTATACTCGCGGAGCAGCTCCTCAGCCTCCTCCCCCCGAAGCGGCCTCCAGCCGCCCATCAGCTCGGCTATCAGCTCGCCTCGACGCCTCGCAGCGAGCCTCACTGCCGCCGCGAGTATATCCTGGAGGTTGAACTTCACGCCGGTCTCGAGGAGCAGCCTTGCCTGCAGCTCCTCGAGAACCCTCTTCGCCGCCGCGTCTATCTTCACGCTCACATACGACATCGGCTCCACCCGGTGGAATACTCTACTATGGACACCCTCATAAAAGCAGGCTTGTGCACCAAGTAACTGGGAGCAACGCATCACGTGAGGAGCGGTTTTCAACGAGTTTTGTCGTGATAGCTGGGTTCGTTAGGAGCAGCCTCAACTAGAACCCGTTTTATGCAACCTAGGAGGCTCTACTTGCGTCCACTCGTCTACCAGCAGACAAGAGATGCGCATAGTATGCTAGTCCTAAGCCCCTATCATGCAAATCCCGTAGATAAGGTCGGTGAGGCTAAGGTCGCGGAGCGAGTTTACCGCTAGAGGGTATAGAGGCTTTAATATCGTTGTAAAGCGGTGAGCCCCATGGAACGCCCGGCAGTGATCCCGTCACACCTGCCGCTAGGAAAGCTCTGAGACCTCGGGCTCGACAGGAGCCCTAGGCGGTAAGCTTCTA
The Pyrolobus fumarii 1A DNA segment above includes these coding regions:
- a CDS encoding DUF2250 domain-containing protein gives rise to the protein MEHGLDGLSLKVLLHLYEYGPDTPKLMCRRLLGERTQLDPALLERVLEAIAEKGLVKRMQSKTVPKNTATSSIKPWIKVRVKSSEVRRHGQYYELAREGEKLAKRVRDLLRSMAGGEGVQPHVLLSLSPLHTYILLHLRMTCTDYAKSIARTVKMPIEDVVLTLDRLEELGLIERVHGSALKRTEAKLKLSHEVRKHHTYYKLSRSGEMLVRSVKRHGLIEKWLALITGHSKAHQLLQFLSEAEHEHIVAIAQALSLQLEEAQRLIDKLIELGLVAETKPKVLKMKHRRAKPKKETRCLHRYYRLTRLAELLIRYSTRARED
- a CDS encoding type II toxin-antitoxin system VapC family toxin, encoding MSILLDTGFIIASFNKRDRHHRWASRLMREVLEGRWGPPYTTDYIIDEVLSYAAARLPGDAGLKLGELLLEKRILHIIPVTLDIVLEAWRVYKSHYPGLSFTDSTSIVVAKTYGIDYIATVETSGLLPKLHPSLTPYHQQ